One genomic region from Macaca mulatta isolate MMU2019108-1 chromosome 20, T2T-MMU8v2.0, whole genome shotgun sequence encodes:
- the NTHL1 gene encoding endonuclease III-like protein 1 isoform X2, whose translation MNSLSARMLTRNRSLGPRAGPRGCGEEPAPPRRGEAAAEARKSHSPVKRRRKAQRLCVAYEGSDSEKGEKAEPLKVPVWEPQDWQQQLVNIRAMRSEKDAPVDHLGVEHCYDSSAPPKVRRYQVLLSLMLSSQTKDQVTAGAMQRLRAQGLTVDSILQTDDATLGKLIYPVGFWRAQDGNHPAGLAAGGEAPAPALLPEGAEQGEIHQADQHHPAAALWRGHPSLRGRAGGAAGRWAQDGTPGYGCGLGHCVRHCSGHARAQNRQPAEVDQEGNQVPRGDPRRPGGVAAQGAVARDQWTPGGLRPADLSACAPSLPGLPQPSPVPGCPGSLMAEQLPPRCCCRHSL comes from the exons ATGAACTCCTTGAGCGCCAGGATGCTGACGCGGAACCGGAGCCTGGGACCCAGGGCTGGACCGCGGGGGTGTGGGGAGGAGCCCGCGCCTCCCCGGAGGGGAGAAGCTGCAGCAG AAGCAAGGAAAAGCCACAGCCCCGTGAAGCGTCGGCGGAAAGCACAGAGACTGTGTGTGGCCTATGAGGGCTCGGACAGTGAGAAAGGTGAGAAGGCTGAGCCCCTCAAAGTGCCAGTCTGGGAGCCCCAGGACTGGCAGCAACAGCTGGTCAACATCCGTGCCATGAGAAGCGAAAAGGACGCACCTGTGGACCATCTGGGGGTCGAGCACTGCTATGACTCCAGTGCCCCCCCAAAG GTGCGCAGGTACCAGGTGCTGCTGTCACTGATGCTCTCCAGCCAGACCAAAGACCAGGTGACGGCGGGCGCCATGCAGCGACTGCGGGCGCAGGGCCTGACGGTGGACAGCATCCTGCAGACAGATGATGCCACGCTGGGCAAGCTCATCTACCCCGTCGGTTTCTGGAGG GCACAGGATGGGAACCACCCGGCAGGCCTAGCAGCTGGTGGGGAAGCCCCAGCTCCAGCCCTCCTTCCTGAAGGCGCAG AGCAAGGTGAAATACATCAAGCAGACCAGCACCATCCTGCAGCAGCGCTATGGCGGGGACATCCCAGCCTCCGTGGCCGAGCTGGTGGCGCTGCCGGGCGTTGGGCCCAAGATGGCACACCTGGCTATGGCTGTGGCCTGGGGCACTGTGTCAGGCATTG CAGTGGACACGCACGTGCACAGAATCGCCAACCGGCTGAGGTGGACCAAGAAGGCAACCAAGTCCCCAGAGGAGACCCGCGCCGCCCTGGAGGAGTGGCTGCCCAG ggAGCTGTGGCACGAGATCAATGGACTCCTGGTGGGCTTCGGCCAGCAGACCTGTCTGCCTGTGCGCCCTCGCTGCCAGGCCTGCCTCAACCAAGCCCTGTGCCCGGCTGCCCAGGGTCTCTGATGGCCGAGCAGCTCCCGCCTCGGTGCTGCTGTCGCCACAGTCTGTGA
- the NTHL1 gene encoding endonuclease III-like protein 1 isoform X3: protein MNSLSARMLTRNRSLGPRAGPRGCGEEPAPPRRGEAAAEARKSHSPVKRRRKAQRLCVAYEGSDSEKGEKAEPLKVPVWEPQDWQQQLVNIRAMRSEKDAPVDHLGVEHCYDSSAPPKQVRRYQVLLSLMLSSQTKDQVTAGAMQRLRAQGLTVDSILQTDDATLGKLIYPVGFWRAQDGNHPAGLAAGGEAPAPALLPEGAEQGEIHQADQHHPAAALWRGHPSLRGRAGGAAGRWAQDGTPGYGCGLGHCVRHCGHARAQNRQPAEVDQEGNQVPRGDPRRPGGVAAQGAVARDQWTPGGLRPADLSACAPSLPGLPQPSPVPGCPGSLMAEQLPPRCCCRHSL, encoded by the exons ATGAACTCCTTGAGCGCCAGGATGCTGACGCGGAACCGGAGCCTGGGACCCAGGGCTGGACCGCGGGGGTGTGGGGAGGAGCCCGCGCCTCCCCGGAGGGGAGAAGCTGCAGCAG AAGCAAGGAAAAGCCACAGCCCCGTGAAGCGTCGGCGGAAAGCACAGAGACTGTGTGTGGCCTATGAGGGCTCGGACAGTGAGAAAGGTGAGAAGGCTGAGCCCCTCAAAGTGCCAGTCTGGGAGCCCCAGGACTGGCAGCAACAGCTGGTCAACATCCGTGCCATGAGAAGCGAAAAGGACGCACCTGTGGACCATCTGGGGGTCGAGCACTGCTATGACTCCAGTGCCCCCCCAAAG CAGGTGCGCAGGTACCAGGTGCTGCTGTCACTGATGCTCTCCAGCCAGACCAAAGACCAGGTGACGGCGGGCGCCATGCAGCGACTGCGGGCGCAGGGCCTGACGGTGGACAGCATCCTGCAGACAGATGATGCCACGCTGGGCAAGCTCATCTACCCCGTCGGTTTCTGGAGG GCACAGGATGGGAACCACCCGGCAGGCCTAGCAGCTGGTGGGGAAGCCCCAGCTCCAGCCCTCCTTCCTGAAGGCGCAG AGCAAGGTGAAATACATCAAGCAGACCAGCACCATCCTGCAGCAGCGCTATGGCGGGGACATCCCAGCCTCCGTGGCCGAGCTGGTGGCGCTGCCGGGCGTTGGGCCCAAGATGGCACACCTGGCTATGGCTGTGGCCTGGGGCACTGTGTCAGGCATTG TGGACACGCACGTGCACAGAATCGCCAACCGGCTGAGGTGGACCAAGAAGGCAACCAAGTCCCCAGAGGAGACCCGCGCCGCCCTGGAGGAGTGGCTGCCCAG ggAGCTGTGGCACGAGATCAATGGACTCCTGGTGGGCTTCGGCCAGCAGACCTGTCTGCCTGTGCGCCCTCGCTGCCAGGCCTGCCTCAACCAAGCCCTGTGCCCGGCTGCCCAGGGTCTCTGATGGCCGAGCAGCTCCCGCCTCGGTGCTGCTGTCGCCACAGTCTGTGA
- the NTHL1 gene encoding endonuclease III-like protein 1 isoform X1, protein MNSLSARMLTRNRSLGPRAGPRGCGEEPAPPRRGEAAAEARKSHSPVKRRRKAQRLCVAYEGSDSEKGEKAEPLKVPVWEPQDWQQQLVNIRAMRSEKDAPVDHLGVEHCYDSSAPPKQVRRYQVLLSLMLSSQTKDQVTAGAMQRLRAQGLTVDSILQTDDATLGKLIYPVGFWRAQDGNHPAGLAAGGEAPAPALLPEGAEQGEIHQADQHHPAAALWRGHPSLRGRAGGAAGRWAQDGTPGYGCGLGHCVRHCSGHARAQNRQPAEVDQEGNQVPRGDPRRPGGVAAQGAVARDQWTPGGLRPADLSACAPSLPGLPQPSPVPGCPGSLMAEQLPPRCCCRHSL, encoded by the exons ATGAACTCCTTGAGCGCCAGGATGCTGACGCGGAACCGGAGCCTGGGACCCAGGGCTGGACCGCGGGGGTGTGGGGAGGAGCCCGCGCCTCCCCGGAGGGGAGAAGCTGCAGCAG AAGCAAGGAAAAGCCACAGCCCCGTGAAGCGTCGGCGGAAAGCACAGAGACTGTGTGTGGCCTATGAGGGCTCGGACAGTGAGAAAGGTGAGAAGGCTGAGCCCCTCAAAGTGCCAGTCTGGGAGCCCCAGGACTGGCAGCAACAGCTGGTCAACATCCGTGCCATGAGAAGCGAAAAGGACGCACCTGTGGACCATCTGGGGGTCGAGCACTGCTATGACTCCAGTGCCCCCCCAAAG CAGGTGCGCAGGTACCAGGTGCTGCTGTCACTGATGCTCTCCAGCCAGACCAAAGACCAGGTGACGGCGGGCGCCATGCAGCGACTGCGGGCGCAGGGCCTGACGGTGGACAGCATCCTGCAGACAGATGATGCCACGCTGGGCAAGCTCATCTACCCCGTCGGTTTCTGGAGG GCACAGGATGGGAACCACCCGGCAGGCCTAGCAGCTGGTGGGGAAGCCCCAGCTCCAGCCCTCCTTCCTGAAGGCGCAG AGCAAGGTGAAATACATCAAGCAGACCAGCACCATCCTGCAGCAGCGCTATGGCGGGGACATCCCAGCCTCCGTGGCCGAGCTGGTGGCGCTGCCGGGCGTTGGGCCCAAGATGGCACACCTGGCTATGGCTGTGGCCTGGGGCACTGTGTCAGGCATTG CAGTGGACACGCACGTGCACAGAATCGCCAACCGGCTGAGGTGGACCAAGAAGGCAACCAAGTCCCCAGAGGAGACCCGCGCCGCCCTGGAGGAGTGGCTGCCCAG ggAGCTGTGGCACGAGATCAATGGACTCCTGGTGGGCTTCGGCCAGCAGACCTGTCTGCCTGTGCGCCCTCGCTGCCAGGCCTGCCTCAACCAAGCCCTGTGCCCGGCTGCCCAGGGTCTCTGATGGCCGAGCAGCTCCCGCCTCGGTGCTGCTGTCGCCACAGTCTGTGA
- the NTHL1 gene encoding endonuclease III-like protein 1 isoform X9 has product MRSEKDAPVDHLGVEHCYDSSAPPKQVRRYQVLLSLMLSSQTKDQVTAGAMQRLRAQGLTVDSILQTDDATLGKLIYPVGFWRAQDGNHPAGLAAGGEAPAPALLPEGAEQGEIHQADQHHPAAALWRGHPSLRGRAGGAAGRWAQDGTPGYGCGLGHCVRHCSGHARAQNRQPAEVDQEGNQVPRGDPRRPGGVAAQGAVARDQWTPGGLRPADLSACAPSLPGLPQPSPVPGCPGSLMAEQLPPRCCCRHSL; this is encoded by the exons ATGAGAAGCGAAAAGGACGCACCTGTGGACCATCTGGGGGTCGAGCACTGCTATGACTCCAGTGCCCCCCCAAAG CAGGTGCGCAGGTACCAGGTGCTGCTGTCACTGATGCTCTCCAGCCAGACCAAAGACCAGGTGACGGCGGGCGCCATGCAGCGACTGCGGGCGCAGGGCCTGACGGTGGACAGCATCCTGCAGACAGATGATGCCACGCTGGGCAAGCTCATCTACCCCGTCGGTTTCTGGAGG GCACAGGATGGGAACCACCCGGCAGGCCTAGCAGCTGGTGGGGAAGCCCCAGCTCCAGCCCTCCTTCCTGAAGGCGCAG AGCAAGGTGAAATACATCAAGCAGACCAGCACCATCCTGCAGCAGCGCTATGGCGGGGACATCCCAGCCTCCGTGGCCGAGCTGGTGGCGCTGCCGGGCGTTGGGCCCAAGATGGCACACCTGGCTATGGCTGTGGCCTGGGGCACTGTGTCAGGCATTG CAGTGGACACGCACGTGCACAGAATCGCCAACCGGCTGAGGTGGACCAAGAAGGCAACCAAGTCCCCAGAGGAGACCCGCGCCGCCCTGGAGGAGTGGCTGCCCAG ggAGCTGTGGCACGAGATCAATGGACTCCTGGTGGGCTTCGGCCAGCAGACCTGTCTGCCTGTGCGCCCTCGCTGCCAGGCCTGCCTCAACCAAGCCCTGTGCCCGGCTGCCCAGGGTCTCTGATGGCCGAGCAGCTCCCGCCTCGGTGCTGCTGTCGCCACAGTCTGTGA
- the NTHL1 gene encoding endonuclease III-like protein 1 isoform X7, translating to MNSLSARMLTRNRSLGPRAGPRGCGEEPAPPRRGEAAAEARKSHSPVKRRRKAQRLCVAYEGSDSEKGEKAEPLKVPVWEPQDWQQQLVNIRAMRSEKDAPVDHLGVEHCYDSSAPPKVRRYQVLLSLMLSSQTKDQVTAGAMQRLRAQGLTVDSILQTDDATLGKLIYPVGFWRSKVKYIKQTSTILQQRYGGDIPASVAELVALPGVGPKMAHLAMAVAWGTVSGIVDTHVHRIANRLRWTKKATKSPEETRAALEEWLPRELWHEINGLLVGFGQQTCLPVRPRCQACLNQALCPAAQGL from the exons ATGAACTCCTTGAGCGCCAGGATGCTGACGCGGAACCGGAGCCTGGGACCCAGGGCTGGACCGCGGGGGTGTGGGGAGGAGCCCGCGCCTCCCCGGAGGGGAGAAGCTGCAGCAG AAGCAAGGAAAAGCCACAGCCCCGTGAAGCGTCGGCGGAAAGCACAGAGACTGTGTGTGGCCTATGAGGGCTCGGACAGTGAGAAAGGTGAGAAGGCTGAGCCCCTCAAAGTGCCAGTCTGGGAGCCCCAGGACTGGCAGCAACAGCTGGTCAACATCCGTGCCATGAGAAGCGAAAAGGACGCACCTGTGGACCATCTGGGGGTCGAGCACTGCTATGACTCCAGTGCCCCCCCAAAG GTGCGCAGGTACCAGGTGCTGCTGTCACTGATGCTCTCCAGCCAGACCAAAGACCAGGTGACGGCGGGCGCCATGCAGCGACTGCGGGCGCAGGGCCTGACGGTGGACAGCATCCTGCAGACAGATGATGCCACGCTGGGCAAGCTCATCTACCCCGTCGGTTTCTGGAGG AGCAAGGTGAAATACATCAAGCAGACCAGCACCATCCTGCAGCAGCGCTATGGCGGGGACATCCCAGCCTCCGTGGCCGAGCTGGTGGCGCTGCCGGGCGTTGGGCCCAAGATGGCACACCTGGCTATGGCTGTGGCCTGGGGCACTGTGTCAGGCATTG TGGACACGCACGTGCACAGAATCGCCAACCGGCTGAGGTGGACCAAGAAGGCAACCAAGTCCCCAGAGGAGACCCGCGCCGCCCTGGAGGAGTGGCTGCCCAG ggAGCTGTGGCACGAGATCAATGGACTCCTGGTGGGCTTCGGCCAGCAGACCTGTCTGCCTGTGCGCCCTCGCTGCCAGGCCTGCCTCAACCAAGCCCTGTGCCCGGCTGCCCAGGGTCTCTGA
- the NTHL1 gene encoding endonuclease III-like protein 1 isoform X8: MNSLSARMLTRNRSLGPRAGPRGCGEEPAPPRRGEAAAEARKSHSPVKRRRKAQRLCVAYEGSDSEKGEKAEPLKVPVWEPQDWQQQLVNIRAMRSEKDAPVDHLGVEHCYDSSAPPKSKVKYIKQTSTILQQRYGGDIPASVAELVALPGVGPKMAHLAMAVAWGTVSGIAVDTHVHRIANRLRWTKKATKSPEETRAALEEWLPRELWHEINGLLVGFGQQTCLPVRPRCQACLNQALCPAAQGL, from the exons ATGAACTCCTTGAGCGCCAGGATGCTGACGCGGAACCGGAGCCTGGGACCCAGGGCTGGACCGCGGGGGTGTGGGGAGGAGCCCGCGCCTCCCCGGAGGGGAGAAGCTGCAGCAG AAGCAAGGAAAAGCCACAGCCCCGTGAAGCGTCGGCGGAAAGCACAGAGACTGTGTGTGGCCTATGAGGGCTCGGACAGTGAGAAAGGTGAGAAGGCTGAGCCCCTCAAAGTGCCAGTCTGGGAGCCCCAGGACTGGCAGCAACAGCTGGTCAACATCCGTGCCATGAGAAGCGAAAAGGACGCACCTGTGGACCATCTGGGGGTCGAGCACTGCTATGACTCCAGTGCCCCCCCAAAG AGCAAGGTGAAATACATCAAGCAGACCAGCACCATCCTGCAGCAGCGCTATGGCGGGGACATCCCAGCCTCCGTGGCCGAGCTGGTGGCGCTGCCGGGCGTTGGGCCCAAGATGGCACACCTGGCTATGGCTGTGGCCTGGGGCACTGTGTCAGGCATTG CAGTGGACACGCACGTGCACAGAATCGCCAACCGGCTGAGGTGGACCAAGAAGGCAACCAAGTCCCCAGAGGAGACCCGCGCCGCCCTGGAGGAGTGGCTGCCCAG ggAGCTGTGGCACGAGATCAATGGACTCCTGGTGGGCTTCGGCCAGCAGACCTGTCTGCCTGTGCGCCCTCGCTGCCAGGCCTGCCTCAACCAAGCCCTGTGCCCGGCTGCCCAGGGTCTCTGA
- the NTHL1 gene encoding endonuclease III-like protein 1 isoform X5, whose amino-acid sequence MNSLSARMLTRNRSLGPRAGPRGCGEEPAPPRRGEAAAEARKSHSPVKRRRKAQRLCVAYEGSDSEKGEKAEPLKVPVWEPQDWQQQLVNIRAMRSEKDAPVDHLGVEHCYDSSAPPKVRRYQVLLSLMLSSQTKDQVTAGAMQRLRAQGLTVDSILQTDDATLGKLIYPVGFWRSKVKYIKQTSTILQQRYGGDIPASVAELVALPGVGPKMAHLAMAVAWGTVSGIAVDTHVHRIANRLRWTKKATKSPEETRAALEEWLPRELWHEINGLLVGFGQQTCLPVRPRCQACLNQALCPAAQGL is encoded by the exons ATGAACTCCTTGAGCGCCAGGATGCTGACGCGGAACCGGAGCCTGGGACCCAGGGCTGGACCGCGGGGGTGTGGGGAGGAGCCCGCGCCTCCCCGGAGGGGAGAAGCTGCAGCAG AAGCAAGGAAAAGCCACAGCCCCGTGAAGCGTCGGCGGAAAGCACAGAGACTGTGTGTGGCCTATGAGGGCTCGGACAGTGAGAAAGGTGAGAAGGCTGAGCCCCTCAAAGTGCCAGTCTGGGAGCCCCAGGACTGGCAGCAACAGCTGGTCAACATCCGTGCCATGAGAAGCGAAAAGGACGCACCTGTGGACCATCTGGGGGTCGAGCACTGCTATGACTCCAGTGCCCCCCCAAAG GTGCGCAGGTACCAGGTGCTGCTGTCACTGATGCTCTCCAGCCAGACCAAAGACCAGGTGACGGCGGGCGCCATGCAGCGACTGCGGGCGCAGGGCCTGACGGTGGACAGCATCCTGCAGACAGATGATGCCACGCTGGGCAAGCTCATCTACCCCGTCGGTTTCTGGAGG AGCAAGGTGAAATACATCAAGCAGACCAGCACCATCCTGCAGCAGCGCTATGGCGGGGACATCCCAGCCTCCGTGGCCGAGCTGGTGGCGCTGCCGGGCGTTGGGCCCAAGATGGCACACCTGGCTATGGCTGTGGCCTGGGGCACTGTGTCAGGCATTG CAGTGGACACGCACGTGCACAGAATCGCCAACCGGCTGAGGTGGACCAAGAAGGCAACCAAGTCCCCAGAGGAGACCCGCGCCGCCCTGGAGGAGTGGCTGCCCAG ggAGCTGTGGCACGAGATCAATGGACTCCTGGTGGGCTTCGGCCAGCAGACCTGTCTGCCTGTGCGCCCTCGCTGCCAGGCCTGCCTCAACCAAGCCCTGTGCCCGGCTGCCCAGGGTCTCTGA
- the NTHL1 gene encoding endonuclease III-like protein 1 isoform X6, translating into MNSLSARMLTRNRSLGPRAGPRGCGEEPAPPRRGEAAAEARKSHSPVKRRRKAQRLCVAYEGSDSEKGEKAEPLKVPVWEPQDWQQQLVNIRAMRSEKDAPVDHLGVEHCYDSSAPPKQVRRYQVLLSLMLSSQTKDQVTAGAMQRLRAQGLTVDSILQTDDATLGKLIYPVGFWRSKVKYIKQTSTILQQRYGGDIPASVAELVALPGVGPKMAHLAMAVAWGTVSGIVDTHVHRIANRLRWTKKATKSPEETRAALEEWLPRELWHEINGLLVGFGQQTCLPVRPRCQACLNQALCPAAQGL; encoded by the exons ATGAACTCCTTGAGCGCCAGGATGCTGACGCGGAACCGGAGCCTGGGACCCAGGGCTGGACCGCGGGGGTGTGGGGAGGAGCCCGCGCCTCCCCGGAGGGGAGAAGCTGCAGCAG AAGCAAGGAAAAGCCACAGCCCCGTGAAGCGTCGGCGGAAAGCACAGAGACTGTGTGTGGCCTATGAGGGCTCGGACAGTGAGAAAGGTGAGAAGGCTGAGCCCCTCAAAGTGCCAGTCTGGGAGCCCCAGGACTGGCAGCAACAGCTGGTCAACATCCGTGCCATGAGAAGCGAAAAGGACGCACCTGTGGACCATCTGGGGGTCGAGCACTGCTATGACTCCAGTGCCCCCCCAAAG CAGGTGCGCAGGTACCAGGTGCTGCTGTCACTGATGCTCTCCAGCCAGACCAAAGACCAGGTGACGGCGGGCGCCATGCAGCGACTGCGGGCGCAGGGCCTGACGGTGGACAGCATCCTGCAGACAGATGATGCCACGCTGGGCAAGCTCATCTACCCCGTCGGTTTCTGGAGG AGCAAGGTGAAATACATCAAGCAGACCAGCACCATCCTGCAGCAGCGCTATGGCGGGGACATCCCAGCCTCCGTGGCCGAGCTGGTGGCGCTGCCGGGCGTTGGGCCCAAGATGGCACACCTGGCTATGGCTGTGGCCTGGGGCACTGTGTCAGGCATTG TGGACACGCACGTGCACAGAATCGCCAACCGGCTGAGGTGGACCAAGAAGGCAACCAAGTCCCCAGAGGAGACCCGCGCCGCCCTGGAGGAGTGGCTGCCCAG ggAGCTGTGGCACGAGATCAATGGACTCCTGGTGGGCTTCGGCCAGCAGACCTGTCTGCCTGTGCGCCCTCGCTGCCAGGCCTGCCTCAACCAAGCCCTGTGCCCGGCTGCCCAGGGTCTCTGA
- the NTHL1 gene encoding endonuclease III-like protein 1 isoform X4: MNSLSARMLTRNRSLGPRAGPRGCGEEPAPPRRGEAAAEARKSHSPVKRRRKAQRLCVAYEGSDSEKGEKAEPLKVPVWEPQDWQQQLVNIRAMRSEKDAPVDHLGVEHCYDSSAPPKQVRRYQVLLSLMLSSQTKDQVTAGAMQRLRAQGLTVDSILQTDDATLGKLIYPVGFWRSKVKYIKQTSTILQQRYGGDIPASVAELVALPGVGPKMAHLAMAVAWGTVSGIAVDTHVHRIANRLRWTKKATKSPEETRAALEEWLPRELWHEINGLLVGFGQQTCLPVRPRCQACLNQALCPAAQGL, from the exons ATGAACTCCTTGAGCGCCAGGATGCTGACGCGGAACCGGAGCCTGGGACCCAGGGCTGGACCGCGGGGGTGTGGGGAGGAGCCCGCGCCTCCCCGGAGGGGAGAAGCTGCAGCAG AAGCAAGGAAAAGCCACAGCCCCGTGAAGCGTCGGCGGAAAGCACAGAGACTGTGTGTGGCCTATGAGGGCTCGGACAGTGAGAAAGGTGAGAAGGCTGAGCCCCTCAAAGTGCCAGTCTGGGAGCCCCAGGACTGGCAGCAACAGCTGGTCAACATCCGTGCCATGAGAAGCGAAAAGGACGCACCTGTGGACCATCTGGGGGTCGAGCACTGCTATGACTCCAGTGCCCCCCCAAAG CAGGTGCGCAGGTACCAGGTGCTGCTGTCACTGATGCTCTCCAGCCAGACCAAAGACCAGGTGACGGCGGGCGCCATGCAGCGACTGCGGGCGCAGGGCCTGACGGTGGACAGCATCCTGCAGACAGATGATGCCACGCTGGGCAAGCTCATCTACCCCGTCGGTTTCTGGAGG AGCAAGGTGAAATACATCAAGCAGACCAGCACCATCCTGCAGCAGCGCTATGGCGGGGACATCCCAGCCTCCGTGGCCGAGCTGGTGGCGCTGCCGGGCGTTGGGCCCAAGATGGCACACCTGGCTATGGCTGTGGCCTGGGGCACTGTGTCAGGCATTG CAGTGGACACGCACGTGCACAGAATCGCCAACCGGCTGAGGTGGACCAAGAAGGCAACCAAGTCCCCAGAGGAGACCCGCGCCGCCCTGGAGGAGTGGCTGCCCAG ggAGCTGTGGCACGAGATCAATGGACTCCTGGTGGGCTTCGGCCAGCAGACCTGTCTGCCTGTGCGCCCTCGCTGCCAGGCCTGCCTCAACCAAGCCCTGTGCCCGGCTGCCCAGGGTCTCTGA
- the NTHL1 gene encoding endonuclease III-like protein 1 isoform X10, producing the protein MRARTVRKVRRYQVLLSLMLSSQTKDQVTAGAMQRLRAQGLTVDSILQTDDATLGKLIYPVGFWRSKVKYIKQTSTILQQRYGGDIPASVAELVALPGVGPKMAHLAMAVAWGTVSGIAVDTHVHRIANRLRWTKKATKSPEETRAALEEWLPRELWHEINGLLVGFGQQTCLPVRPRCQACLNQALCPAAQGL; encoded by the exons ATGAGGGCTCGGACAGTGAGAAAG GTGCGCAGGTACCAGGTGCTGCTGTCACTGATGCTCTCCAGCCAGACCAAAGACCAGGTGACGGCGGGCGCCATGCAGCGACTGCGGGCGCAGGGCCTGACGGTGGACAGCATCCTGCAGACAGATGATGCCACGCTGGGCAAGCTCATCTACCCCGTCGGTTTCTGGAGG AGCAAGGTGAAATACATCAAGCAGACCAGCACCATCCTGCAGCAGCGCTATGGCGGGGACATCCCAGCCTCCGTGGCCGAGCTGGTGGCGCTGCCGGGCGTTGGGCCCAAGATGGCACACCTGGCTATGGCTGTGGCCTGGGGCACTGTGTCAGGCATTG CAGTGGACACGCACGTGCACAGAATCGCCAACCGGCTGAGGTGGACCAAGAAGGCAACCAAGTCCCCAGAGGAGACCCGCGCCGCCCTGGAGGAGTGGCTGCCCAG ggAGCTGTGGCACGAGATCAATGGACTCCTGGTGGGCTTCGGCCAGCAGACCTGTCTGCCTGTGCGCCCTCGCTGCCAGGCCTGCCTCAACCAAGCCCTGTGCCCGGCTGCCCAGGGTCTCTGA